In a single window of the Candidatus Flexicrinis proximus genome:
- a CDS encoding DUF3830 family protein, translated as MNLKITAGPFTFVARMEEEAAPNTCAAFKRLLPWRNKLIHARWSGEACWIPLGDFKLGVDYENHTSYPSRGDILFYPGGLSETEILFPYGSARFAAKVGQLAANHFLTIIEGQENLAALGRLALWEGAQDILFEAL; from the coding sequence ATGAACCTGAAAATTACCGCGGGACCGTTTACGTTTGTCGCCCGGATGGAAGAAGAAGCCGCTCCGAACACCTGCGCGGCGTTCAAGCGGCTGCTGCCGTGGCGCAATAAGCTGATCCATGCCCGCTGGAGCGGCGAGGCGTGCTGGATCCCGTTGGGCGATTTCAAGCTGGGCGTCGATTACGAAAACCACACCAGCTACCCGTCGCGCGGGGACATCCTGTTTTATCCGGGCGGCCTGAGCGAGACGGAAATCCTGTTTCCCTATGGCAGCGCGCGCTTCGCGGCGAAGGTCGGGCAGCTCGCGGCAAATCACTTCCTGACGATCATCGAGGGTCAGGAAAATCTTGCAGCGCTGGGACGGCTTGCGCTATGGGAAGGCGCACAGGATATTCTGTTTGAGGCGCTATGA
- the allB gene encoding allantoinase AllB, with product MYDLIIRNGKVVDAQQEVMADVAVRGGKIAAVGTGLDADATEEIDAAGLIVFPGGIDPHVHFNEPGRADWEGLETGTRALAAGGVTTFFDMPLNSSPPVLNVEAFEAKAAAAREKSLVNAYFWGGLVPGNLGELKGLHRCGVIGFKAFMSNSGIDEFPAADDYTLYEGMRIAADLGALVAVHAENDGICGALAHRAVAAGKVSARDYLESRPVVAELEAIQRAILYADITGCRLHIVHVSSGAGIDLVKAARARGVDVTCETCAHYLVLTDEDVVRLGAVAKCAPPIRSQAEQDALWKHVLAGDVQMVTSDHSPAPMALKQGDNFFSIWGGIAGCQSTLPLLITEGYHGRGMSLREVAAVTSTRAAARFDFDNKGRIVAGADADLALVDIDSHWTLAAEDLQYRHKVSPYVGMEMRAQVMWTLVGGRTVWAS from the coding sequence ATGTATGACCTGATCATTCGAAATGGCAAGGTCGTCGACGCACAGCAGGAAGTGATGGCAGACGTGGCGGTCCGCGGCGGCAAGATCGCGGCGGTCGGCACCGGCCTCGACGCTGATGCCACCGAAGAGATCGACGCGGCCGGGCTGATCGTATTTCCCGGCGGCATCGACCCGCACGTCCATTTCAATGAGCCGGGGCGCGCCGACTGGGAAGGGCTGGAAACCGGCACGCGGGCACTGGCGGCAGGCGGCGTGACCACCTTTTTCGACATGCCGCTGAATTCATCACCGCCGGTGCTGAACGTCGAGGCATTCGAGGCGAAAGCGGCAGCCGCGCGCGAAAAGTCGCTGGTCAACGCATACTTCTGGGGTGGGCTTGTGCCCGGCAATCTGGGCGAGCTAAAAGGCTTGCACCGGTGCGGCGTGATCGGCTTCAAGGCCTTTATGTCCAACAGCGGGATCGACGAATTTCCGGCCGCCGACGACTACACGTTGTACGAAGGGATGCGCATTGCGGCGGACCTTGGCGCGCTGGTCGCCGTTCACGCCGAGAACGACGGCATCTGCGGGGCGCTGGCACACCGCGCGGTGGCCGCCGGCAAAGTGAGCGCGCGCGACTATCTGGAGTCGCGGCCGGTGGTCGCGGAGCTTGAAGCGATCCAACGGGCGATCCTGTATGCCGACATCACCGGCTGCCGGCTGCATATCGTCCATGTGAGCAGCGGCGCCGGCATTGATCTGGTCAAAGCGGCCCGCGCCCGCGGCGTAGACGTGACCTGTGAGACGTGTGCGCACTATCTCGTGCTGACGGACGAAGACGTAGTCCGCCTGGGCGCTGTTGCGAAGTGCGCGCCGCCGATCCGCTCGCAGGCCGAGCAGGACGCGCTGTGGAAGCACGTGCTGGCCGGCGACGTCCAAATGGTGACATCCGACCATTCCCCCGCGCCGATGGCGCTCAAGCAAGGCGATAACTTCTTTTCCATCTGGGGCGGAATTGCCGGCTGCCAGTCGACGCTGCCGCTGCTGATTACCGAAGGCTATCACGGGCGGGGGATGTCGCTGCGCGAGGTGGCCGCCGTGACCTCCACGCGAGCTGCCGCGCGCTTTGACTTCGACAACAAGGGCCGCATCGTGGCAGGGGCCGACGCCGATCTGGCGCTGGTCGACATCGACAGCCATTGGACGCTGGCGGCAGAGGATTTGCAGTACCGGCATAAAGTCAGCCCCTACGTCGGTATGGAGATGCGCGCGCAGGTCATGTGGACGCTGGTGGGGGGCAGAACCGTATGGGCAAGCTGA
- a CDS encoding 4'-phosphopantetheinyl transferase superfamily protein: MAEILLYRRKLTAPINGSNLSADEHERAARLRFADARQRFIAARATLRAVLGQHTGIAPDRLVFATGAFGKPVLAGLENPPHFNLSHSGDLVLIAIADRPVGVDVETRRPLDSMAQMIDLAFTDTERAALASLNGADRSAAFFDLWTRKEAVTKARGDGFRLVKTFSLPVGGPAGTQAAVSLDESVYLVRTVMIGADYAAAVALEAHADETLDLQLRVG, from the coding sequence ATGGCTGAGATCCTCCTCTATCGCAGGAAGCTGACCGCGCCGATCAACGGATCGAACCTCTCGGCGGATGAGCATGAGCGCGCTGCGCGCCTGCGCTTTGCGGACGCACGGCAGCGCTTCATCGCGGCACGGGCGACCCTGCGCGCCGTGCTTGGTCAGCACACCGGGATCGCGCCGGACCGACTCGTTTTCGCGACTGGCGCGTTCGGCAAACCGGTCCTGGCCGGACTAGAAAACCCTCCTCACTTCAATCTCTCGCACAGCGGAGACCTGGTCCTGATCGCGATCGCCGACCGTCCGGTCGGGGTCGATGTCGAAACGCGCCGCCCGCTGGACTCGATGGCGCAGATGATCGACCTGGCGTTTACGGATACCGAACGCGCCGCCCTGGCATCCTTGAACGGAGCGGATCGTAGCGCGGCGTTTTTTGACCTGTGGACGCGCAAGGAAGCGGTTACAAAAGCCCGCGGCGACGGCTTCCGGCTCGTAAAGACATTCTCGCTGCCGGTCGGCGGCCCTGCTGGAACTCAAGCGGCCGTTTCACTCGACGAGTCCGTGTATCTGGTGCGGACCGTAATGATCGGCGCGGACTACGCGGCGGCGGTGGCGCTGGAGGCCCACGCCGACGAGACCCTCGACCTACAGCTTCGCGTGGGCTGA
- the pucL gene encoding urate oxidase yields MKYTISYGKGNIALYRSFSGHLEGLTPIPESPFTGRQHGLFAVDLEVEVFGSAFLPAYTHGDNSKIVATATMTNFALQKALTYPGATLEGFLYYLGQEYLNQYPDMESLRLTANEIAFPASNLTGDSGVTLTPSDRLFAPQPGSYGFASINVTRDGGRIVVTSHECGRKDIKLFKLTGNAFANFARDSFTTLPEKTDRPLYIYLDMGWKYGDFNDALQTSHAKFIHPQQVYDHIQHTFHDFVNMSIQHLIHEMGTRLLDRFPQMSEVSFNAQNRLFDTAAGDVGEPRVFMDPRPPYGMLNLKITR; encoded by the coding sequence ATGAAGTACACGATTTCCTACGGCAAGGGCAACATCGCGCTGTACCGCAGTTTTTCAGGACATCTGGAGGGGCTGACCCCGATCCCGGAGTCGCCGTTCACCGGCAGGCAGCACGGCCTGTTCGCCGTGGATCTGGAGGTCGAAGTCTTTGGCAGTGCGTTCCTTCCCGCCTATACCCACGGCGATAATTCGAAGATCGTCGCCACGGCCACCATGACCAATTTTGCCTTACAGAAGGCGCTGACCTACCCGGGCGCGACGCTGGAGGGATTCCTGTACTATCTCGGCCAGGAATACCTGAACCAGTACCCTGATATGGAAAGCCTGCGCCTGACGGCCAACGAGATCGCCTTCCCGGCGTCGAACCTGACCGGCGATTCCGGCGTGACCCTGACACCCAGCGACCGGCTTTTCGCGCCGCAGCCGGGCAGCTACGGGTTCGCGTCGATCAACGTCACGCGGGACGGCGGACGGATCGTGGTGACCAGCCACGAGTGCGGCCGCAAAGACATCAAGTTGTTCAAGCTGACCGGCAACGCCTTCGCAAACTTCGCCCGCGACAGCTTTACGACGCTGCCGGAAAAGACCGACCGCCCCCTGTATATCTATCTGGATATGGGCTGGAAATACGGCGACTTCAACGACGCGCTGCAGACCAGCCACGCGAAGTTCATCCACCCGCAGCAGGTCTACGACCACATACAGCATACATTTCATGACTTCGTGAATATGTCGATCCAGCACCTGATCCACGAGATGGGGACGCGGCTGCTCGACCGCTTCCCGCAGATGAGCGAAGTATCGTTCAACGCGCAGAACCGCCTGTTCGATACGGCAGCCGGGGATGTGGGCGAACCGCGCGTGTTCATGGACCCGCGCCCGCCGTATGGCATGTTGAACCTGAAGATCACGCGGTAA
- the uraD gene encoding 2-oxo-4-hydroxy-4-carboxy-5-ureidoimidazoline decarboxylase → MSLDALNAASDEAFLEIIGGPLEGETWLARRVAIHRPFADVPALFEAFEQEVKAASEAERIALIRSHPDLGGKLAVGKPPSADSVREQASAGLDRLTESEYAEFHRLNTEYRAAFGFPFVICARENTKDSILATFINRRNLPRSQEIEAAVAEVLKILRLRLIEKVR, encoded by the coding sequence ATGAGCCTCGACGCGCTGAACGCCGCCTCAGACGAAGCGTTCCTGGAGATCATCGGCGGGCCGCTGGAAGGCGAAACATGGCTCGCGCGGCGGGTTGCCATCCACCGGCCTTTCGCCGACGTCCCGGCTCTGTTCGAGGCGTTCGAGCAGGAGGTGAAGGCGGCCAGCGAAGCCGAACGGATTGCGCTGATCCGGTCGCATCCCGATCTTGGCGGCAAGTTGGCGGTCGGTAAGCCGCCCAGCGCCGACTCGGTCAGGGAGCAGGCGTCGGCAGGCCTCGACCGGCTGACCGAAAGCGAATATGCCGAGTTTCACCGCCTGAACACTGAATACCGGGCAGCGTTTGGCTTCCCGTTCGTGATCTGCGCGCGCGAGAACACCAAAGACAGCATCCTCGCGACGTTTATCAACCGGCGAAACTTGCCGCGGTCGCAAGAAATCGAGGCGGCGGTGGCCGAAGTCCTGAAAATCCTGCGTCTGCGTCTGATCGAAAAGGTTAGGTGA